A window of the Apostichopus japonicus isolate 1M-3 chromosome 8, ASM3797524v1, whole genome shotgun sequence genome harbors these coding sequences:
- the LOC139971608 gene encoding uncharacterized protein encodes MKKQDEMLEQNLLLIFSILLGVATTTAVGMPTTTRPGNTAKCTQLCKVNSHPNENKWSADCSSSNFSDVPKACNFVEELKTDHNSIHNIYRAAFANYRHLLFLSMRNNGIYTIEADSFVNTKLEDIDLSENDLQTLPASAFNNLTNLTQLKLRSNRLNAIGSYNLPKLILLNLSNNEINQLNRSSFRRMPRIKYLDLSGNRITHLGNNCLGKLRDLVTLKLSHNRIAYINIVAFVYLVKLEELHLDYNSLSDLTIPDKMFQYQLQLRLLNLSGNNLQHLRASLLYDVHESLEYLEARSNDMTLIEESAFINFSKLRGVDLTSNKLSDDSGSAIQILYKNSQEKVQIFLAGNPICEEYVIDFQNLYNTTVFCDENETKEYVDHDHMSRLSRTTQRIKTSDKTEHETLTTICVIAAAVLLALIVLLLFISKKYRYRRRNYARTMNNMGYNYPHDADTVSRCPNRNLRPVPPPPVLERDPPPVPERGPNIAPTEEVKGPYMNGTFGSNSTASYIQPRSTPCSTIQSTCRHHHQHPPPQRDLRVPNKTLPPRPAMSIPDLRQSADTSAKVNRSQSITVIGTNIAGGSCRQMRVSGLPKVHQWRRRVSRHFPGMYTQRRETRDGRPIDEGRQEEESTYMIRQETEDGKPINSTLKTNNSEPTDNS; translated from the coding sequence ATGAAGAAGCAAGATGAAATGTTGGAACAGAATTTACTGTTGATTTTTAGTATTCTACTTGGCGTAGCGACTACCACTGCTGTAGGAATGCCAACTACTACCAGACCAGGAAATACTGCAAAGTGCACGCAATTGTGCAAAGTCAACAGCCATCCGAATGAGAACAAGTGGTCAGCAGATTGTTCATCTAGCAACTTTTCGGATGTTCCGAAAGCCTGCAATTTCGTAGAAGAACTCAAAACCGATCACAATTCCATTCACAATATATATAGAGCAGCCTTCGCAAACTATCGACACTTGTTGTTTCTGAGTATGCGGAACAACGGTATCTATACCATTGAAGCGGACAGCTTCGTCAACACCAAACTGGAAGATATCGACTTGTCCGAGAATGATCTGCAGACTCTTCCTGCGAGTGCATTTAATAATTTGACAAACCTAACTCAACTGAAGCTAAGATCTAATCGACTGAATGCCATCGGAAGTTACAATCTCCCAAAGTTGATTTTACTGAATTTATCGAACAATGAAATCAACCAATTAAACCGAAGCAGTTTTAGGAGGATGCCAAGAATCAAATATTTAGACCTGTCTGGTAATAGGATTACACATCTAGGAAACAACTGCCTTGGGAAGCTGAGAGATTTGGTTACCTTGAAATTATCACACAATCGAATAGCCTATATCAACATAGTTGCATTCGTCTATTTAGTAAAACTGGAAGAGTTACACTTAGATTACAACTCTTTATCAGATTTAACTATTCCCGATAAAATGTTTCAGTATCAACTTCAACTTCGGCTACTTAACCTTTCTGGCAACAATCTCCAACATCTCAGAGCTAGTTTGTTGTATGACGTACATGAAAGCTTGGAGTATCTCGAAGCTAGAAGTAATGATATGACCCTCATAGAGGAAAGTGCATTTATAAACTTCTCAAAGCTGCGCGGTGTTGATTTGACATCCAACAAGTTGAGCGACGACTCTGGTTCAGCAATTCAGATACTTTACAAAAATTCACAAGAAAAGGTGCAAATATTTCTGGCTGGAAATCCAATTTGTGAGGAATATGTGATTGACTTTCAAAACCTTTATAATACAACTGTTTTCTGTGATGAGAATGAAACGAAGGAATACGTGGACCATGACCATATGAGCAGACTATCGAGAACGACGCAGCGCATCAAAACGAGTGATAAAACGGAGCATGAGACATTGACTACAATATGTGTCATAGCAGCGGCAGTGCTACTGGCATTAATTGTCCTGCTGCTCTTCATTTCTAAGAAATACAGGTATAGAAGGAGAAACTATGCAAGGACAATGAATAATATGGGATACAACTATCCGCATGATGCGGACACCGTTTCCCGGTGCCCTAATCGTAATCTGCGTCCGGTACCTCCTCCACCGGTGTTAGAGAGGGACCCTCCACCTGTACCAGAGAGGGGACCGAATATTGCCCCTACAGAAGAAGTGAAGGGACCCTACATGAATGGTACATTCGGCAGTAACTCCACAGCCAGCTACATACAACCTAGAAGCACACCCTGCTCTACCATTCAGAGTACATGTCGGCACCATCATCAACATCCTCCTCCTCAGCGGGACCTTCGTGTACCCAATAAGACGTTACCGCCCAGACCTGCTATGAGCATCCCTGATTTACGACAATCGGCCGACACTAGTGCCAAGGTGAATAGATCCCAAAGCATTACGGTTATAGGGACCAACATTGCTGGGGGATCTTGTCGTCAAATGCGTGTCAGTGGTCTGCCAAAGGTGCACCAGTGGCGGAGAAGGGTCTCCCGCCATTTCCCTGGAATGTATACACAGCGGAGGGAGACCAGAGACGGTAGGCCCATCGATGAAGGACGCCAGGAGGAGGAGAGCACATACATGATCAGACAGGAAACAGAAGATGGCAAACCAATCAATTCAACTCTCAAAACTAACAATTCAGAGCCGACAGATAACAGCTGA